caattccaatcccaattcacCTGCACCTACGATACCATTACCCATACCCCCACCAGATCCAATACTAGACCAAAATGGTCTCGAACCTATTTCGATCTCAGTAGACGAGGACGATACGACGAACTTCATCAGTATGAACATAGACATGGACATGATTAATGAGAACCGTCATTTATCGAGAAATGCTTCTACTACGAATGGTTTGGATAATGCtcagaaagaagagatggtcacggaagatgattttgctTTCTTTGATTCGCCTACAGATCAGATAGCAAACGAGGGTGAATTTAAGGAATTTGCTCAGGAGAATCAAGTGGCGGAAGACGATACGATGATTTTAGAAATGGATCTACCGTCTGTGTTGAGCGTACAACCTGATCTCACCTTGAATATAGAACAAGATCTGTCGCAAAATCAGACATCCACACAAGATGCCGCTCTTCCACTTGAAGCTCACGATCTACCTACATCGAGCTCTTACCTCAACCCGACACCTCaagtgaatgatgagaaCATGCCTCCTCAAGAAACACCTCATCCAATTGCTGCCGATGTGACGGCACTTCCCcctcaaccaccttcaccaatTCCATTGCCTTTCCAGCGGTCGACCAACGACCTCATCCCACTTTCATTCTCccctctgcctcttcttcccatatcCGACTCGCCGTTCCCCTACTCTCTTCCTACTCcagcacctacaccttcaaGCCTAAACTGGGACCTGGTCGAAAGGCTCCAACCGCCTAAAACATCCGTCCCTACTTACGCAAatgattggaagatggacgaggaaATATCTGAgattgacgaagaagaaatgtACACTGGTCCACCAACACCCGAATCAGCTTATACCTcatctgacgaagatgagcGAAATACCGTTATCaatgacaagaagagattatCGGAAAGTAATGGTACAGAAATTGAATTTTCCGGTGTGAGATGTATAGCTTCGGAATGGGTTTATCTCGCTTACGAATTTGGTTATGGGGTCGACGGTGATCGAttgaaggagttgatgaGGGATTGGAATCCTTCTTGGATCAGGAATATGACGGTGTTACCGCCTACTCCACCTGCAGAGGCGGTAGATAGAAGTTGGAACAAAGGGCTAGATCTGACGAGATTTGTCAAAGAGATGATAGGCAATAGAGCTCTGAGGCAGATGTTGGATTATTCGGATAACACAACTTCAACCATTCATAGTGATATGATGGGATTGTTGATACTTGATGGAGGTATCACACTTTCCGATCTCAGTAAGGGTACGTCATCTACTACTTCCTCTGATGTGCAgagtgatactgatattgattCCTGCGGATGTAGAATCGAAACAACGCTTTCTGCCACAACCTCACATCTCAGCTGGGTATCATAACTACACTATCAACCTGTCCATCCCATCACTTCAGTATTGGAGCGAACTTGGCTTACAGCCTCATGGTGGATATAAGGATGTAGAAGCCATAATACTGTGTGAGGATACCGATGAAGCgagagggaaggggaaagaaacTGGTATAGGTATGAAAAGGACATGGGAGGTGAgtccttcatcattcattcaatcataGAATCGAGAATACTGACAGTTCTGGTGATTCAGGAATTACACTTGGGAAGTCATCATATAGCTGAGATTGGTGGTGCAACGCAAGGCGTCATTTCCGTCCCTGCTTCAGTATTCTCAGATGCGGTCGGTGAGTTTATCAAATTTCTGGGACTACATGATAGACTTGTGCTCAATTTCGTTTGAACTAGCGAACCTGATGAACCAGTCCAATACCCATACCGTCCTGTACATCCTCCTACCCCCCTCGACCACCATATTATCATCCCTCCTCAACAGTCTATTCaatatctctctttcaccttcgtcaTCTACCGTCATTCAGCTTGTTCCGCAATGCGCTCTCAACCCATCATGTTATCGGGAAATTGCATTTGAAGTATACGACAGAATGTCAGAACCCGTCAAAGAAATCAATGCTCGATCAATATCTGATCCTTATGGATTATCGCAACCTTCCACATCGGATGATCATCTCACACGTCAGGCATTTACCTTGGCACGAGATGAAATCCCCACGCCGGAATTTAGCATGTCTTGGCCTCTGAAATCGTACGATGTATTGAATAATCATCGATCTATACATGCCGTGTACGATTTCGATGAGGATTTAGgagtgatgatgggtttcatagttgatgatcttggtgaATTGTTTGATTGGATGGTTTGGGACGATCAGATAGACGTTGGTGTGGATAAAATATGGAAATGGATTAAAGGGAAGAGTGACGATTGGTTGATTAATTGGAGATTGAACGTTATGAGGGTTGGGAAGATGTATAGTGATgaattgaaaggtgagttgttgGTCGATGTAGCTTGGACTGAGGACGTGTAATGTTGATTAAATATCTTGGTATTATTAGCTTGGAGAAAGATATTAAACATTTCCCAGGCATCAATCACACTTCTCACTACGTCTTACGATCTCAATGGTGAACCTGACGTCCACGACATGGATGATATTCCTAGACCAAAGGGATTTGCCAATATCCCATTAACCACTCTAAACGATCCGAATTCGCAAATTGTCGATTTGTCCCTATCAGCTCAATTGACTACTTTACCTTCAGTCAAATTACCCATCGATTTGGAAGTACCGAATCgcaaagatgatgaagaagtggagaTTGTTTATCCAGTATCATCATTTATCCTTACTCACCCTTCATCATTACACGAGAAATATCGATCAACGGTGTATAATCTCCTACATCGTAATCAATCGCATGGGAAGAGAGATCTGGATACagggatggaggatgaattggaagaagagatatataGGATTGGATGTTTGATTGAGTCCAGATGGGGAGTCAATGGTGGATTGGCTGGATTGATACGGGTCGGAATGAAAGGTTTGAGTAGTTTAGCACAAGGCGGAAGTGATTGATTAGTTGGTTGATTCTGTATGTATATTAGCGGATAGGATCATCTATGTTGTATAGTCTGATGTGGGCATCGTATCATATCTTATTTCGATCTGTTATGCACGATAACACTGTACATGTTGGATTGGATCGTCAACCAGACTGTGTTATATCTACTAGGACTGGGAGCACCTCCACTTATCGAAGGAACGGAACAAGCTggaggatgatatcatccactcGTACTCTACTCGTAAACAAACTCCCTCTACTCAGTCAACAATATCATTGTCTATATATTCCATCCTCCCCAACATAATCTCTCCAAGACGGACATCTCAATCGCCAGTATCTATCACAATGTTAATATCCCCATCCAAGATCCATTCCACCTTGACTTCCCTCCTCTCGCCCTCTTCATCCGACGGACCTCATACGGCACTGTTAATTTACCCGAACGGCCATCTGGTATCTTCAGCATGTGTAGACGAATCATCCACATATGACGACCAGGATCAAGTTGAGAACCAAGATGGTACTGTAGACGAcgaggatggagatgaggatgaagatgaggaacCATATTTGGAGAGACAGGAGAGAACAAGGTTGTTATTGGGATTGGCTAGTCAGTGGGCAAGGGATGATAGTGGTAAGATGGAGTGTGAGGTGAGTCTATTCTTCATACTCAAACATACACTTTTCACATGAGCTCTCTTGATACATACTCCCTTTCACCTTTCGAGCTGCGAGGTGATAGTGAGATGACTCTACACCCAAACTGACTGTTGGTTATGTATTTATAGCTTGGTAGACTCCATTTCACTTACATCCCTCTCCCACCCTCCGACCCAGTCTCTTCAATAGGTAAAGAATCGCTTCCATCCGTCAAACCCCAGAATGTAGATGGTTTCGTACTGGTTCTGAACGCTACGAAGGAGGTAGATTGGAAAGTACTGgtttccaaggtgagtgcaaCGATACAATTTCCCTCTTGCCTCCTTGTTATATGGATGGCAATGCCAATGGtcatgatatcatctcaaAATCGAGCATTTCATTATGCGAGTCTTGTTACAGTAAAAGCTAATTGTTCTACTGCATTGGTCACATTTGTATCCATTAGTCTGAAGAATTCGTAGATAAGTGGAAATAGTGTAGAACACCTTGATCAAGACCGCAACAACCTAATAGACAAGATTAAGCAACCAAACCAACTCAACCCACCGATATCCTAGTTCGAGGATAAGGGGACTCTTCATGTGAAGTACAGATAGTGAAATATACCATGCATAAGTTGTATATCCAATCTCTTGTCTATTTTTCTTTTTCTGCTTTATTCCTATTCCTTATCTGGCAACCATGAAATCACATCAACCACTCTTTCATTTGCTCATCTGTCAAATCAGATCTGTCCAACAGCacatccatcacctctcaaATCCGACCCGGCCGCCCAAACCCTCCTTCCATTCGGATCAATCACCCTCTGAATAATCTGCCCTTTCCCAGCTATCGACCTAGCATATCCACTCGCAACTTCACATCGATGTCCCAAAGCTCTCAATTCATCGACAGTCTGGGGAGAAATACCATCTTCGAACCATATTTCACTATTTATATCGCCCGCTCCAGCCAGAGAACCTTTTTTGGAAGTATCCGGTAGACCAGCTGAGATGCAGAATCTGGGTGCGTCAAGAGAAGCTTGTGGGGAGAATCCACGTAGTTTGTTTAAAAGGACTTGGACGTGGCCCTGGGGTTGCATAAATCTATAAGTAGGTCATCAGCTTAAGTAACGGATATTCTTCTCCAGTATGTACCAAGATGAAACGGGACTTGAAAAAAATAAAATAAAAGATATTACTACTAACCCTCCCATCACTCCGTATGACATCAACAGCTCTCCATCCTGAGTGACCATGGCAGGTATGATCGTATGATAAGGTCGTTTACCACCTGCTATATTATTAGGATGACCTTCCTCTAGCGTAAATCCGGTTCCTCTGTTCTGTAAAGTAAAACCTGTCCCTTTGGGGATAGCACCGGTTCCAAAGCCTATAAACAGGTATCAGTTTTATGACCGATCGCTACGTGATGTCAGAGTCAGACTTGACATACCAGCATAATTCGATGCAATGAAAGAACAACTGTTCCCATCTTTATCTGATGTTGCCAAGTACACTGTATCGCTCGAGTTGATAGGATCCCCATGAGTGATTTGACCTGCTTTCTTAAGATCAATCAGAGCAGCTCGCTTGTTGAGGTATTCCTAAGACACATCGAGTGTCAGCATGGTTATATTCATGGTCTAAGATCGTCGTATTGTCTAAATTACTAACCTTTGATAGAAGCTCTTTGACAGGAACGTGTACTACTTCGGGATCGGTCACATAGTATCTAGCTGTAATTgatcatatacatcagctgatatcgaaACAAAGACACCCAAATACCAGCTGAGAGagaatcactcactgtcTATAATCCCCAACCAATCAAATGaaccaagaaagaaagacTGTTAGCATCCATGATCACGTGTGCAGATACGATTTCGCTCACCCGCAAAAGCAAGTCTCAAAGCCTCGATCAAGATGTGTAGGTACAAAGTGGAATTATGGGGTAATTCCAAAACATCAATACCGTGTTGACTTTCCACTGCCTCTACTATCCCTAGTGCCACCAGAGCAGTCAGACCTTGACCATTTGGAGGGCACTAGGAAACAACATGATAGCTCAGCAAACCTCACTTGATGGTAAGACATGGAGATACATACCTCCCATAACGATACACCTTGATCTCCCGCATCACCAACTTTGAAATCGTACTTTATCGGCTGGATCACCTCGGCATCACATTCGGCTAGATCATCGAGGGTCATAACTCCCCCACCTGACTGGACGAGATCGACGATGGCTGAGGCAAAGAAAAGATATCAATTACATGTCAAGTGATTAAGACAAGATCTTTCACTGACCTTGAGCGATCCGACCTTTGTAAAAGCCTTCTAGACCATGTTCAGCGACAGCTTCGAAAGTGTCCGCCAGCTCGGAGTGAAGCATGACGTGTGATGCTTTCGGAGGATTCTAGATGAGAATAGCATAGCTATTAGCGAAAAGATTATGGTTCTGTGATGACGACCGCTCACTCCATCTGGCATCATCATTCTACATGtacaaaaaaaaaaaatcagTATCATATACAGctgaatggtatgatatactcactctttccAGTTTGGAGATGCGTTCTTGATGAGTTGTTCAGACTTCTGCCACTATTCAAGCCGAAATGACAATCGCTGTTCAGCAATGAACGCGAGGAACCATTGTAGAAGAGGTGTGATGGACAACTTAACTTACAGCATTACTGTTCAACTCATGTTCCGGCACACCCTCCCTAGCCAACCTGATGGCGGGGTCCAAGATCTCCCTCATCGTCAGATTACCGGACCCATACTCTGAGACGGTCTTTAACCATCCTGCTGCTGCACATGGCACAGTAACGGAATTGAGGTTGGTCAGAGGGATCTGGACGTACACGGTGCGGTCAGCTATGAATCACCCTTCTCAGTCTAGAGAGTAATTGCTAGATTTAAAGAGAAGATGTGACATACACTGTCTCCGGTTATACCTTGCTTCCTTAGATATTCCAATGTCAAAGCTTTAGGTGATCTACCTGAACCATTGATACCTTTGACAGACTTGGCATCGTAAAAGAGACAGAAGATGTCTGTATATGCGATGTGACGTGTTAGTCAGTTGGCGAATCCTTACAATCTTACAATGAGCAGATAGATAACTTACCACCTCCGATACCTAGAAGCAAGAAGAGTAGAGAGAAAATGAGCTGGGCTGGCCTCCACTGAGGTGACACGGCAGCTCACCAGTACATGATGGTTCCGTTACATTCAACGCAGCAGCAGTAGCAACAGCAGCGTCGGCTAAGAACATCGAATACGTATGAGCTAACTTTCCTGGAACAAACCTCGAAAGCGAATTAGCTCACCAGCGTTACCACCTTTATTCAGGATCTCCAGACCAGCTTGACATGCTGTACATatcatgatatcagctgtACACCCAAGCGATTTGTAGTCGAGCTGAATCACCCACCTAAAGGCTGGGAAGTAGCTACCACCCCCTTCGTGGAGAATACAGTCGACCTTCTCGAAGGGAAGTGAGAGAATTGAGGTTgataagagggatgaagtCTGGTGAAGTCTAGAGGAGCCATTATGCTTAGATGCTATCCGTCTATATGCAAATTAGAGTGCTCTGAGTCTATGATCAGGTGGGAGTGGGACCTATCGACTGTAAATGCATTTACTCGTGATGTCCTCTCTCTTATCATTGTTGATCACGTCTATTCGTATCATTCTAGTCTACCGGCATTCATTACCCCATGTGACGGACCGGTCATACCCGAAAGTGGAAATGACCGATGGATGCATCTTCACGAAAGCGATCTATTCGGTGATAAAGAACATATATCGGTGTTAAAACGACCTCTGGACGGTGCCACATTGAAGGTCATTTCACGTAATACCGTTTGTCCTCATCTTTATAGTATTCACTCCACTGTAGCGAGTAGTGTGGGAAATCCTTCGCTGGCTGGGTTGCTTTggttgctgctgctgctgctgcctGCTCACTCTCTCACTCTGATACCGTTGGTGCTTGCTTGCTGGGTTTGCAATTCGTGTAAAATATCTTTTATCCTCACATCTATCTTGAGAggttctctttcttcatccttcaaaaTCAGTCAACATGGGTTGTGAGTATGCTTCgtatgaggaggaagacAGGAAGGTGCTGATCTAGCTTGATTCTTCTCCAATTTTCAACCTATCCATTCGATATTCGATGTTCGCTATTCAACTACCAACCAACAATCccattcaacatcttccttTACCCACCTCATCAACCATAATTCGTAACCCACAGCCAACAAGCCTCGAGGTTTACACGCCGCCCGAAAGCTCAGAACTTCCAGAAGGGAGAACCGATGGGCCGACAAGAACTACAAGAAGAGAGCTCTGGGTAAATTCTACAAGACCTCTCCTACTGGTGGTTCTTCTCACGCCAAGGGTATCGTATTggaaaaggtgagtctggACCTTTGGACTGTGGTGTGGTGTGAGGATATATCGCATGTGTGGAAGAATTGGGAGGGGTTGGTGGAAGATAGTAAAAGGTAGATCGAAGATTTGgatggaaagtgaagaaattTCGGATGATATGGAGAACGATTGTCGAAGACAATTGAAGATTGGATCATTACACCCTATGGTCTACGATTCCCTCGAAGTACATCTGTAGATATAAGGATTTAGTCATTATTCAGTCGTTGAGGGAGGACGAGCAGATGTCAGATGCCAAATGAGTAGGAACAACTATACTGACTAATTGATCCAATCACTCAGGTCGGTGTCGAAGCCAAACAACCCAACTCCGCTATCCGAAAATGTGTTAGAGTCCAACTTATCAAGAACGGAAAGAAGGTTACTGCTTTCGTACCCAATGATGGTTGTTTGAACTTTGTGAGTTGGGTTCTCAACGTACATCCTCTCATACACCCGCACATTGTACATATGGTTTTTACCTATCTACTATACATATCCCTTCCCCCGTTTCCTCCTGAGTCGTGGAACACTCTCGCTGACGCTCGAGCTCACTCAAAATAGACCGATGAAAACGACGAAGTTCTCATTTCCGGTTTCGGTCGACGAGGAAAAGCCAAGGGTGATATTCCCGGTGTGCGATTCAAGGTCGTTAAAGTTTCAGGTGTTGGTCTCCTCGCTCtctggaaggagaagaagtgagttttgGATATTCCATTATGATTTATAGCCATGGTCACAATACTGATTTTTGTCGTTGCTTGTGTCCAGGGAGAAGCCTCGATCTTAATCCATTCGTTACAATACCATCAAAAATCCAGCATTGTTTATCGTATTTTTTGGTTTGGACGACTAGGATGCATGTATGATCTGAACCCGACACAAAGTACAGAGATGTTTGATCGTGATGGGCAGATTAAGAATTGGCGGATGAGGTGCATTCTACATTGAGAAAGGAAGTCATCATCGCTCGCATAGGACGATTTGGAGTGGATATATCAATTGGTTCACAGGGAGATGATTGCTTCTGTCATGAGGGCTCGCTGTTGCACTTTTCAGATACTATGCTTGTGAACCTGTGAGTAATTCTATCCCAGGATCCTCTCAGGCGGATCTCAAAGCACTGGCAGCTCTCTCCACTCAGGTCTTAGTGCTGTATAGTTCGCATCCGGAGCTATTGTTACTCCTGCTGAGATCAGACGAATCTCACAGTACGATTCATTGACTGCACTTGAAATTCTTGAAGAAATTCCGTATCTGCTTCTGAGTGCATCCGTTGAAACACAAAACGTGAAAGTGATGTTTCACATTTCCACTTCTTGATTCTCACCGTTGGTTGTTCACTGTTCATCTGTATGTGTACGGTGTATGTGTGCGAGTCATTGCACAGACCACTCTGCAATAAAATGtcactatatcatcatgccGACGATACTCTTCAACTCATTGCATAACTCATTGTATAGATAATAGACAGCATAGAATAGACCTGCATTCGCATCAGCAACCTCATTCGCACCAATCCAGCCTCAGCCTCCTTTGATACCTAACTATCTATCACGTAGCTTACAGATCATTCGACATTCATACAGTCATCCGGCCCTTGCGTCAAATACAAGTCAATTTCGTCTCAAGCTTTGCTCGAGACTATGgctttctcctccttggCAGATGAACTAGCAGGAGCATTCGAAAATGATCCGTCTCtcgatcaaggagaaggattgGGTCTGGGCCAGTCGCTTGcagatgaattggaattggattaTGAGCTCGAGCAAGGACATGATCATGGGATTAAAGAACAAGGAGAGATACATAGATTGGAGGGTGAGTCTAACGGAGATATATATGGAATTAATTGACGCATCTGATCTCGCATGTTAGATGAAATACAACATCCCTCAACCCCTCCGAGCAGGAATGGTAACTTATCAAAAACTACGACACCTCCCAGGGATGATGCTGGACGCAGAACCGCCAAAACTTCATATGAACCTACCAACCTCGATGATATCTCGCCAAACAGAGGAATAGATCTAGATTTAGAGTTGGAATTGGAACTGGAATACGGACAAAaccattcattctcatctcaacctcatttTCAAGATGAAGACTCCTACAACTACCAGTACGAGCAAGATCACCTTGATAATCTACCTACTACAGCTAGTCCAGTGAGAGTAAGAGGTATACAGAACAAGTCATCTACTAGATCCTTGCGAGTCAATCCCAGATCGTCCGTTCGATCTTTACGTGCCCTGAATGgaaatgagaaagaagaagggatccaagaagctttgatcatcttgtCAGAGGGTATATCAGCCAATTCCAGATTGTTAAATTTCTTGCGGCAGATaaaacaccatcatcaagaaggaga
The nucleotide sequence above comes from Kwoniella europaea PYCC6329 chromosome 1, complete sequence. Encoded proteins:
- a CDS encoding 40S ribosomal protein S23, producing MGSNKPRGLHAARKLRTSRRENRWADKNYKKRALGKFYKTSPTGGSSHAKGIVLEKVGVEAKQPNSAIRKCVRVQLIKNGKKVTAFVPNDGCLNFTDENDEVLISGFGRRGKAKGDIPGVRFKVVKVSGVGLLALWKEKK
- a CDS encoding gamma-glutamyltransferase, whose translation is MAPLDFTRLHPSYQPQFSHFPSRRSTVFSTKGVVATSQPLACQAGLEILNKGGNAADAAVATAAALNVTEPSCTDIFCLFYDAKSVKGINGSGRSPKALTLEYLRKQGITGDSIPLTNLNSVTVPCAAAGWLKTVSEYGSGNLTMREILDPAIRLAREGVPEHELNSNAWQKSEQLIKNASPNWKEMMMPDGNPPKASHVMLHSELADTFEAVAEHGLEGFYKGRIAQAIVDLVQSGGGVMTLDDLAECDAEVIQPIKYDFKVGDAGDQGVSLWECPPNGQGLTALVALGIVEAVESQHGIDVLELPHNSTLYLHILIEALRLAFAARYYVTDPEVVHVPVKELLSKEYLNKRAALIDLKKAGQITHGDPINSSDTVYLATSDKDGNSCSFIASNYAGFGTGAIPKGTGFTLQNRGTGFTLEEGHPNNIAGGKRPYHTIIPAMVTQDGELLMSYGVMGGFMQPQGHVQVLLNKLRGFSPQASLDAPRFCISAGLPDTSKKGSLAGAGDINSEIWFEDGISPQTVDELRALGHRCEVASGYARSIAGKGQIIQRVIDPNGRRVWAAGSDLRGDGCAVGQI